TTTTTAGGGCCATGCAATTTAGAggaagaatttttgtttgttggttttttggttttttgaggcaggatttctctgtgtaacaactttgtctatcctggaactcactctatagaccagactggcctcaaactcacagagatctgccttcttctgcctctccagtgctggcattgaagtcgtgtggcaccactgcctggctctagaGGAAGAATATTTTAACATACTTCTTTCTGAACAAATGCACTTAAGTACATTGATAACTCAATCATGTAACCTTTGATTAAGGTTACGAATGAAATAAATTCCATCAGAAGAGGTAATTATAGTAGTGGCATCTCTACACATATCTTTGTTACTATGAGAAGGATCATATGGATATCTAGGCATGGCGCCTAAACCTGTGAGCCATGCTGGTGCTAGTATCTTCCATAGGACCAGAGAGCAGGTACGTGTGTATGAAGACAAATGTCCGATGATGAATGTGCTAGAGCAAACTGggtctgcattttaaaaatcacagtgttatacaattatatattcaagtctctgctctccttcctccctgccactccctccttcttccctgccACTCggtcctccctgtctccctcctcccttccccttcctctgtaAAGGGACAGACAATTACTATTTGCCTCAAACAACTCAGTTAAGAGATCAgcccccaccgtctcagtgggtgggcgcacccctcgcggtcctgacttccttgctcatgctctccctccttctgctcctcatttggaccttgggagctcagtccagtgctccaatgtgggtctctgtctctatctccatccatcgccagatgaaggttctaaggtgatatgtaagatattcatcagtataggatagggtcatttcaggttccctctcctcagttgcccaaggaacaagctggagacatctccttggacacctgggaacccctctagagtcaagtctcttgccaaccctaaaatggctcccttaattaagatatatacttccctgcttccatatccacccttcctccatcccaaccgtcccattcccccaagctccccccatcctccccttctcccttctctctccccatctccccttacccccaccccaaagctcccaatttttgcctggcaatcttgtctactcccaatatccaggaggataactatatctttttctttgggttcacctttttatttagcttctctaggatcacgaattataggcttaatttcttttatttttggctacaatccacttatgagtgagtacataccatattcatctttttgggtctgggttacctcactcaagatagtgttttctatttccatcctttgcatgaaaaattcaagatgtctttttttttttttttccgctgaGTAATTTCACTATCTGCGAGGGCTAAATGGAGAAAATGAGTCTTAACAGACAAGAGTCCTGATGTATACAGCAACAGCAGCTCattaggatttctctgtaaccttAGCAACCACTGATAATGCTGCCAACACACTCTTTAATGACCTTATAGCCTCCGTGAACAGCTCTGTAGTAGGGTAAATGCATCTGGAGTGGTGGAAGTTCACTTTTTTACGAGGTGTTAGGAAAATATCTAACAGAATAGTATGCCTTTCAAAAGCCTCCGCAGAGGCCCTCTCTTTGGTGTGAGCCACTATGGTGCAAGATGAATTATTGGAAGGGGCTCTGCCAATCTGAACAatatgtttctgtaaatgtcataTTAAAGTAGTTAAAAGGAAAGAGttgtatgttttaaagatttatttatttacatatatgggtATTTTTCTCGAATGTGTATAATTTTACAATGTGAATGCCAccaagaggtcagaagagggtgttagatctcccagaactggagttatggatggttgtgagctgtcatgtgggttctgggaattgaatctgggtcctctgcaggagcaagggctcttaaccactgagccatctctccagctcttacaaGGATCATCAAATAAAGGGCATGGTGACAACGTAAGACCTACTAGTCCGTCTCCAGGAACAATGGCAGCTTCCATgctcttgcttgagttcctgccctcacaaTGGCACAATGTATAACATTTAAAGGGTAATAGTGAAATTATATAAGCAGAGCCACAGTGTGAGTTTCAGTTAATTCCCCTGATTGCCATTTAAGTTCTCTTAAGGGTCTATCATTTCACTGTGTTCATTTGAATGAATAGATTTCCTTATTTTAGCTAGctgacttcctttcttcccctgaaAAGATCTTACTTTGTAGCTCTAGCTGGCTTCACACTCTTGATCTTTCGCCACAGCCTCTCtgaagtctcaacagatacatgCCATTGCACTACACCCAGCTGTCATGTGATTTTGAAAAAGATTCTGTTCTTGCCCTCAATATCCTATAATATATTGGGGAAATGGGATTCTTATTTTAGATACATAATAACTGTACATACTTCTGCACATGCAATGTGTATGATCAAAATTAGGGATTCTCGTTTGCAtctctgttgctgtgttaaaataTTGATCAAAAACCACTTAGTAAAGAAAAGGCTTATTTGACTTAtttccatcattgagggaagccaaagcaggaagtaaagacagaagcctggagacaggaactgaagcagagggcatggaggaaTAATGCTTACTAGATGCTTCCAGGATCACCATATTCAGCTGTCTTTCTCAAACAatcaggcccacctgcctaggaatgGCACTGACCACAGAAGCATGTGTtctacatcaattagcaatcaaggaAAAGTGCCACAAATATGTCCACAGGACAATCTAGTGAatgcaattcctcagttgagatttTCTCTACCCAgatgtgctgtgggagcacaatctgctccttcagccaatagcctttaagataccagcccacttgggcatggtctcttatactgtaaaagcagtGGTAAGTAAATGTGTgcccactctcttgcttctggctcctgcttccagctgctagactgtCTTTCTGTTTGCGCAGAGGACTGTTGtaatgggagtcccctctgtgtgttgcttttcttggttaatgaataaagaaactgccttggcctgttgataggacagaacttaggtaggcggggaagacagaattgaatgctgggaaaaggaaagagttgGAGAGAGGCCATGGATCTAccgccagagtaagacatgctgctGAGACTTAGTCAATAAGCCACTGCCaggtggccatacacagattaatagaaatgggataaaataccatgtaagagttagctaataagaagttagagctaatggaccaaacagtgttttaattaatatagtttctgtgtgactattttggttctgggcagctgggacaaacaagcagccctctccttgcaacagagATATGTTCAGTTGACAACCATCGCATCAGGGTATTAAAATATCCATCTTCTccaacatttatttttgtattgtaaATACTCAAAATTATTCTAGAATATATAGTAAGCAAATTACTCAGTGACACCTTGTTTGGCAACAGACACTTATTGCCAGATCTAACTCTATTCTGTATCAAATGACACTTCTCTACACCCCACCGCGTTTTCTCTTGCTGAAACTCTTGTGTTATTTTACTCTCTACTTCTTATGACCAAATTACTAGTTTTTCATACATTTGTGAGAGCATATAGTATTTGTGGTTTTGTGCctggtttattttgctttctctggTGACTCTTGAAGTCAATGTTATTCTTTtcatcttcgttttttttttctgtcatttttgaGGTCTTCTTATTAGTGAGTTAAGTAAAACTTTACCATAAGCTTCTTAACTGTCTGAGAATTTGGGGCTAGATGAAGAGGGAACCATAATCCTTTACAGAAGTCCTGCTGACATATGTCCATCTCATTAGTGAACACGAGTGGAGATGAGGCATGAAAGCTCAAGATTCACCCACTGCCTTTTGGGGTTTGTCCTcattagggttactattgttaTGATGATACACCCTGACCACAAGccagttggggagaaaagggttcatTTCGCTTACATTCCCATAGTGATGTCCATTAgggaaggaagtcagggtaggaactcaaaaAGGGCAGGAATACAGAGGCAGGAgttggtgcagaggccatggaataGTACAACTTGCTCCACATGACTTGCTCGGCTTGCTTTTTTATAGAAACCAGCACTAGTAGCATAGGGTTGGCTGGGCCagcacagtgagctgggccctcccccatcaatcaccaagTAAGAAAATGGCATACCAGCTTGCCTATAGCCTGATCTTACAGAGATATTTTCTCAGTGGAGGCTCTTTCCTCTCCAATGACTCCAGCttctgtcaatttgacataaaaccagtcagCAGGGGTTCTTTATTTTCCTGGCTTCCCCTCCTCATGCTATGACAAGAAGTTGATGAATGTCTGCTGAGGACGGCAGAAATCACCACCCTCTATACTTAATTGGCTTTTAATTGCTAGCAGATAATAGAAGACAAACTGAACTCTGAGAGCAACAGTAAATCATATTCATCTTTATACATGTGTTCACACAAACTTGCACATGTAACTTTTTAGCAAAACAAAGTATTTGCCGTCAAAGATTGCACTGTAATTCATCCTTGACAGCGACAGGGTGCATACATAagcaaaaagaagtaaaaaacatCAACAGGATAATGTACatattttcagaaatataaattttgtatTAAAGAACTTCTTAAGGTTTTATTCAAATGTATACAGACTATAAGAAAACAGttgaaagaacaaaataacagaacTCAGATTGACATTGTATATTAAGCTACTTTGAATTATCTAAACATTACTGAATTAAGCATGGACCCTATAGCTCAATAGTCACAaagttaatgaaaaaaatctttactagTTATTCCCTACGATGCAAATGCACTCATTGATACGATTCTCAGTTCTGCATCATAAGCATTGATGCTCATCTGACATTTGTTTCTTGGTGCACCAAATCTCAAGAGATTTTAGGGGTTTGTTGATCATCATCACATGAATGAAAGACACCTCTAATTTTGTGTtatccaaaacagtttcttcacTTTGTGTTACTAAATTAGATATAATTACATCGAACACGGAAATGTGAGTGTTCTATCAGAAACTGGAGCACCAGATTGACACAGGAAAAGACATGACCGTTGTCTGATGTCTAAAGCAATAGTAACGAATTGGTTTTTAGTGAGTGTTATATTTGTGAACTGTGTACACAGAAAGGTATCCTCATAATAAAGGTACTATTTCATAGAAATATGCCATTATTTTACCATTATTAACAATATAGCCCAGAATCTTTGATTCTTCCAAGCTGTTGAAACCATTCACATCCCTCAGCAACACCAACATTACAAATTAGACACAAAGCAGCTATCTGGGTGATGCACACAGTATGAAcctatatgcacacaaacataccaaAAGTTGGTTTACCATCaatttttgttctttgataaAACAAATACTCATTTATTATCAATGTAAGTAGTGATGACAAATAAAGCCACTTGCATTTATCCTGTAAATTTTCAGGAACACACCATCACAGACTTCTAGTGTCTGTGACCAACAGCCAAGAAGTGCAGAGAGTAAGTAATTTCACTACACAAGAACATTTTATAATCAGAGCTGTTTTGTTCTCaaacataaaatcaaagaaagtaaaagtaggaaagaagaagaaattttatgaggtttattttttttaaggaaaaagttGCTAAAAATTACGCAACTAGTCAACGGTGGTGCTAGCATCTAACTCCAGCTACCCTAAAGGCTAATTCTGAAGCATCTACAAATTCAAAGCCTACATGGGTTACATAGTAGGTTCAAGTCCAATCTGGGAAGTTTAGTGAGACCCTTTCAAAATAACAAGGAAAAGAGTGGCTGGAAACAGCTGTGTTTGCCTAAAATTTATAAGGTCCTGTGTTTAATCTCcaataacacaaacacacataacacacacacacccatgattATTAAGCTCAggaaacataataaataataattgtgtGTTTTAAACTGACTGGAAATATATCTACTACATTCCAAATGGGTCTGCTTGTTCATTCTTAAATATTTAGTAACAGCACCAGAGGTAGTCCAAAAAATTCTAAACTATTATTTATTATGACATTCAGAATGAGTGTGCTTATTCAATAAGCAattatgaattttaatatttaagattGATTTATCCTATCCAATATCCTCCAAGAATACATAAAAGTCTAAAGATATATGGAGGGGAATGACATTGTCTAAACACGTAAattatttacacacatacacacatctacatacTTAGTAATAAAATGTGCAGTTGGGGAAATTAAATTATTCCCCTCAATCTGTAATATCTATAAAGTCATTTCTGAGCAAATGATGGGGTTCTTTTATATGACAATGAAGACACTTACTATAATATATTCTTACCAGTTAGCTCACTTGTTCAGAGCATAGCGTAAATGTAGAATTTGTGATATGTCCCGATACGATGTTAAATATTATTTcagctatttaaattttatttggataagaagtagaaattttgaacAAAAAACAATTGGGTAACATTTTGAAGATACAGCTTGTGCTTATATGGCTGAAGAGAGGGCTGGGCAGTTACGAGCATGCACTTTTACTGCAGTGAACTCtcgtttggtttccagcaccaggTCGTGTGACTTTCTTTCAATGTCCTGTGTCTTCTGCTTCAATGGAATCCAATGTCTCTGTCCTTCAAAGGttcctacactcatgtgcacatacatccacacagaacatacatgcattcacataatttaaaatgtgtaaaagGTCTTAAAAATTGTGGGTATGTATACCCCAACAACAACCGCCTCCCACATAATTAAATATGTCCTGCATTTGCCAGGAGGAAAGGTTGATTAGAGAAGTCTTACGCTATAATCTCTAAACTTcccaaaaaaaattccatgtagatatacagataaaaacaaatatatcaaaatatagtTTTTGccttgcttgtgtgtatgtgtgagagcatgtgtgtgtacagtcaTCAACTTATGCTTTTACGTATCAGTTTTGTTATAGGTCTTTAACACGATGGGAAAACATACCAATAATTTTCAGCAAAGCATCGCATGTAACACCACAGTAGCCCCTAGCAGATGTCTGGGGTGATGCAAAGCCAGCATTTATAAAACCAGAGTTCTGTCTAACGTGCTTTGTTTCTGTTGGTTTTCACTCTAAGCCCCAAAATCTTGagacaaacaaatacagaagtGAATTACTGAAGAGTATTGGTTTTGCACTTTCTGACCGGCAAGAGCTATTTGGTTTAAATTCCTTACTTATCCAATCAGATCACCaatcaagagcacttgctgtactTGTCCCTAAGTTCTCCTGAACCCTTCATTTTTCAATGAACTGTCCAGATAATCCAGTCAATCCACAGAAATACAAAGTAGGGACAGAACACTAGGTCACATGCCCAACAAAGTTGAATAAATCTTTGTACTTAGCTAGCGCCTTCAAACAGTACAAGGACTGACATCTGAATCAAACTTTATGGTGGAGTGGCTCTTGGCCCACTGACGCCTGCAGCATGGTGCAGGGTAGCAAATATTTGGATTATCGATAGAGGTGCCCAGTATTGTGAATCTGTCAGCTGGATGGTGCGTGCTGCTAAGGTTCTTGCTATGGCTGTGGGGTCATTCGTAGATTCATGTTCAACTCTTCGCTCTTAATAGGAGGCTTTCATCTCACTTCCCCTTACTATTCCACGCGCTCACTTAGGAATAAAACAGATGACCCTTTTTGCTGTTAGAGATCTTTTTGAAGATGTGAGGACAAAGAAATCAGAGTCATCACTCTGTGTCTCTTGTGGACTAGTTCCAGGGTCCCCAACACCAAGCATCTGGAAACCTGAAGATGCTCACAGCACTTAGAGAAAATTGAGGCAGTGTTTGTATATAACTGACCCATATCCCTTACACATGTAGTGCTTTAAATCGTTGCTGGGTTACATGCAATGCTTAGTACACTATAAACATTACGCTGTATCATTGAGGAGACGGCGACAAGAAGAACCATGCCCCTGTTCAGCACAGATGGAGTTTTCGTGACTATTTTTATTCTGCCACAGGTAAGGAGGGACGCTTGCACTGAAGACAGTGGGTTAGTCCCAGAAATACAGAGACCACCCTAATGAGCATCAAGTTGTACTATTCTGATTtctagacaaaagaaagaaaacacatgtggcggcgcaaatgaatgcagacagattatatagatatatacagctttaataaggaaatagacttacaggaccacaggttccctcggagcacagcggagcaagagaaaaaaagggctgctgggatcactcccggcagatttatccgtaaacattagcccgaggcgaacacgcccccaatgggtggggctatatccctacaaacaCAGAAAGCAGTGAGACCACCAGCCAGTGTAGGTACAGAAAGCGGTGAGACCACCAGCTAGCGTGGCTACAGAAAGCGATGAGACCACCAGCTAGCGTGGCTACAGAAAGCGGTGAGACCACCAGCTAGCGTGGCTACAGAAAGCGGTGAGAGCACCGGCCAGCATGGGTACAGAAAGCGGTGAGACCACCAGCCAGGGTGGGTGATTTGCTGGCACCACCGGCCTTTTAAACACAGTCCatctttattaaattattattggCTTTTAATGGAGCACGCCGACATTTAATCTTTTCTGCTGCATCGTTTGAGCTGTCCACAAAGAACATCTTGGCTGTGCACAACGAGACGACAATTCTTTTGTATTCCTGTCTGAAATTTTGGTTCAGGAGTCCGTATATAATTGCATTGAGGCAGCTGTTGAAATATGCCATGTAGTAGCTAGCCACAAACAGCCACTCTGGAATCCTGGGGACCATGGTGGCAGGGTCCGAGGCCACAATGAGCCCGATGAAGTTGAGTGGGGCCCAGCAGATGGCAAAAAGCACAAAAACGACAAACATGGTGACGAAGTTCCTGAAGTCCTGTGGCTTCAGTTTGGGTTTGCTGTCAGGTTTGACCCTCCGTCTGACCTGGAGAACCAGGATCCAGATTCTTAAGTAGCAGAAGATGACGATAACCATCGGCACAATGAAATGGAAAACCACCAATGATATCGTGTACACCGAGCTGACAGACTGGGTGAAGGTACAGGAGTAGATCCGGGGATCATACTGGAGAGTTCCGGTTTGCAGGTTGGGCATAATGGCGACAAGGGTCAACATCCATATCAGGAACACATTGCAGAGGGAGTTCTTGTTACTGTATAGTCTGTCATACTTGAGACTGTGGCAAATGTAGCAGTAGCGGTTAATGGCGATCCCGGTGATGTTGAAAATTGAGGCAACGACGCTCAAACCCATCAGAAATGCACTAATTTGACAGTGCACATAACCCAGATTCCATCCATTGTTAATTACGGATGCCAGCACCAAGGGATATGGGTAAACAGCCACCACAAGGTCTGCCACAGATAAGCTCACCACAAATAAATTTCCTAAGAGAGGAAGATGTGTAAAACACAGGTTAGCACCAGTATTATATGTATTgcatctttaaagatttatttaatatgaTATGATACAATGTTCTACCCGCATGTAtacctgccagaagagggcaccagatctcattatgaatggttgtgagccaccatgaccttgctggaaattgaactcaggacctctggaagagctgccagtgctcttaaccactgagccatctctccagccccccagcatTATATCTTTAAACACATGTTAAAGAAAGGGGAATTTGGAAAGATAGCCAGTGCAACTTGTGTGCAAGCTTGAGGACTGGATTTTGGGTTTTCAGAACCCATCTGAAAGCCCTGTGGGCTTGGGTACCTACCTATAATGCCAGTGCAAAGGAGGTGGAATCATGGGATCCCCAGAGTGAGCTGACTAGCCAGATTAGTAACAATGGCAAGCTCTGGGTGCATTTGAGAGAGTCTGCCTCAAAACTTAGTTGTAGAGTGATGGAAGAAGACACCAATATCAAGCCCTAATCTCACACCCATGAACttacacaaacagacagacagacagacatacatgcaactATATATGCTCATGTAGCATATATACTTCCATATgcttaagaaaggaagggtgggAAGGCAGAAGAGACAGACAGGGGTAAGGTCGGGGAGGGACATGGGACATGTTCTTTTTGCAGCTTGGATGACCTGAAACCATGTGGCATTATTGTCATgtgataaatgaaataaatgccaCCAATAAGCCTCAATGTTGCCCTTGCTGGATCAAGTCCACTTTATGAGTTTCTGTATATCCAGAACATCCTATTTCCCAAAGTATGGAATTTCGGATGAATTTCTCTTCTTGTAACCAGTCTCAAGATCCTTAGACATCCGTGCTGTCTTTTATCTGGGATCTCACTTGAGAAATCTGGCATCGCCTTACTTCTCAATTCAGCTATGAATTCCTTAAATTCCAGATCTCTGATCTCTCTGGTCATTGCAAAGCTTTAAAGGGGCCCCCGACTTCTGGTGTTGGAGGTTATGTATCTTTGTCCTAAGAGAAAAGGGCTCCTCCATCAGTTTCTGGTTTTGAGTAGTGGCGCCATCTCTTATTAGCCATGGAACTGAACCAAGGTGCTTCACTTTTCCAAGGTTCCAGGTCTTCTCCTGTGATAGAGAGATGTTGGATAGTGTCTCCTAGTGCCAAGGTCCCAGGTCTTCTCTATGGTAGAGAGATGTTGGATAGTGTCTCCTAGTGTCAAGTGAGCCCTAGACAAGGCAGTTATATTAAGCACTGTGAAC
The sequence above is a segment of the Chionomys nivalis chromosome 20, mChiNiv1.1, whole genome shotgun sequence genome. Coding sequences within it:
- the Mtnr1a gene encoding melatonin receptor type 1A, encoding MRDNGSALLNASQQVPGSGEDGRPRPSWLATTLASILIFTIVVDILGNLLVILSVYRNKKLRNAGNLFVVSLSVADLVVAVYPYPLVLASVINNGWNLGYVHCQISAFLMGLSVVASIFNITGIAINRYCYICHSLKYDRLYSNKNSLCNVFLIWMLTLVAIMPNLQTGTLQYDPRIYSCTFTQSVSSVYTISLVVFHFIVPMVIVIFCYLRIWILVLQVRRRVKPDSKPKLKPQDFRNFVTMFVVFVLFAICWAPLNFIGLIVASDPATMVPRIPEWLFVASYYMAYFNSCLNAIIYGLLNQNFRQEYKRIVVSLCTAKMFFVDSSNDAAEKIKCRRAPLKANNNLIKMDCV